From Coffea arabica cultivar ET-39 chromosome 10e, Coffea Arabica ET-39 HiFi, whole genome shotgun sequence, one genomic window encodes:
- the LOC113712667 gene encoding uncharacterized protein produces the protein MELRFRCSGCASVNLHPTFSTNYQLAFVFFKVFLTFVCLEAVYATLQEHPLERQGLEKGDEYIISHSCIHDRIVEQRERPGRQVYSVTPQVYAEPGTSKPLHHRGRALLGISESSEQQKDVKLPIRIYLNYDAVGHSSDRDCQNVGDIVKLGEPPGASFSGEPSCNPHGDPPVYGDCWYNCTLEDIAAEDKKDRLRKALGQTADWFKRALAVEPVKGNLRLSGYSACGQDGGVQLPRQYIEEGVAEADLVLLVTTRPTTGNTLAWAVACERDQWGRAVAGHVNVAPRHLTAEAETLLSATLIHEVMHVLGFDPHAFAHFRDERKRRRSQVTEQVSDEKLGRVVTRVVLPRVVMHSRFHYGAFSENFTGLELEDGGGRGTSGSHWEKRLLMNEIMTGSVDTKSVVSKMTLALLEDSGWYQANYSMADRLDWGRNQGTDFVTSPCNLWKGAYRCNTTQLSGCTYNREAEGYCPILNYSGDLPQWARYFPQANKGGQSPLADYCTYFVAYSDGSCTDTNSARAPDRMLGEVRGSNSRCMASSLVRTGFVRGSMTQGNGCYQHRCVNNSLEVAVDGIWKVCPEGGGPIQFPGFNGELICPAFHELCDIDPEPVSGQCPNSCNFNGDCVNGRCHCFLGFEGDDCGKRLCPNNCSSCGKCLSHGVCECENGYTGIDCSTATCDEQCSLHGGVCDNGICEFRCSDYAGYTCQNSSTLLPSLSVCQDVLKKDAGSQHCAPSELSILQQLEEVVVMPNYHRLFPGGPRKFLNYFRGKDCDGAAKRLACWISIQKCDKDGDNRLRVCHSACQSYNMACGASLDCADQTLFSNEEEGEGLCTGWGELDSWF, from the exons ATGGAGCTAAGATTTCGGTGTAGTGGGTGTGCTAGTGTAAATTTACATCCGACTTTTTCGACTAATTATCAGCTTGCTTTCGTTTTCTTCAAG GTTTTCTTGACATTTGTGTGTTTAGAGGCTGTTTACGCAACATTGCAAGAACACCCATTGGAGAGGCAAGGCTTGGAGAAGGGGGATGAATATATTATTTCACATTCTTGCATTCATGATCGGATAGTTGAACAACGCGAGCGACCTGGGCGTCAGGTGTATTCTGTGACTCCACAGGTCTATGCAGAGCCTGGTACGTCAAAGCCACTCCACCATAGGGGAAGGGCATTGCTGGGAATCTCTGAGTCTTCTGAGCAACAGAAGGATGTAAAGCTTCCCATAAGAATTTATCTAAATTATGATGCAGTTGGGCACTCATCTGATAGAGATTGTCAAAATGTTGGTGACATTGTAAAG CTTGGAGAGCCACCAGGAGCTTCTTTTTCTGGGGAACCTTCTTGTAATCCACATGGGGATCCTCCAGTTTATGGTGACTGCTGGTATAACTGCACCTTAGAAGACATAGCTGCAGAGGACAAGAAAGACCGCCTCCGCAAG GCTTTGGGGCAGACAGCTGACTGGTTCAAAAGAGCCTTGGCTGTTGAACCTGTGAAAGGAAACTTGCGGTTGAGCGGATATTCTGCATGTGGACAAGATGGAGGTGTACAACTGCCAAGGCAATATATAGAAG AGGGTGTTGCTGAGGCGGATCTAGTTCTCTTGGTGACTACGAGACCTACAACTGGCAACACCTTGGCGTGGGCAGTGGCATGTGAACGTGATCAATGGGGACGTGCTGTCGCTG GGCACGTTAATGTTGCTCCACGTCATCTGACTGCAGAAGCGGAAACTTTACTTTCAGCCACTCTGATACATGAG GTGATGCACGTGCTTGGATTTGATCCACATGCCTTTGCACATTTTCGTGAtgagaggaaaagaaggagAAGTCAG GTTACCGAGCAAGTCAGTGATGAAAAGCTTGGACGAGTAGTCACGCGTGTTGTGCTTCCTCGAGTTGTCATGCATTCACGATTTCATTACGGG GCATTCTCTGAGAATTTCACTGGCTTAGAGCTGGAAGATGGTGGTGGACGTGGCACATCAG GTTCGCACTGGGAGAAAAGGCTTTTGATGAATGAAATTATGACAGGATCAGTAGATACCAAATCAGTTGTTTCAAAAATGACTCTTGCTTTACTTGAAGATAGTGGATGGTACCAAGCTAATTATAGTATGGCTGACCGGCTTGATTGGGGCCGCAACCAAGGAACTGACTTTGTTACCTCACCTTGCAACCTTTGGAAAGGTGCATATCGTTGTAATACAACTCAGTTATCCGGTTGTACATATAACAGAGAGGCAGAAGGTTACTGCCCAATTCTAAACTACAGTGGAGATCTTCCACAATGGGCTCGCTATTTTCCACAGGCTAACAAAG GTGGTCAGTCACCATTGGCAGATTATTGCACTTATTTTGTAGCATATTCAGATGGATCATGTACAGATACTAATAGTGCTCGTGCTCCTGACAGAATGTTGGGTGAAGTACGGGGAAGTAACTCAAG GTGCATGGCGTCGTCATTAGTTCGTACTGGGTTTGTACGTGGTTCTATGACACAGGGAAATGGTTGTTACCAGCACCGATGTGTAAACAATTCTCTGGAG gTTGCTGTGGATGGTATCTGGAAGGTATGCCCTGAAGGTGGTGGGCCCATTCAGTTTCCTGGCTTTAATG GCGAACTGATCTGCCCAGCTTTCCATGAACTTTGTGATATAGATCCGGAACCTGTGTCTGGTCAATGTCCCAATTCATGCAATTTTAATGGAGATTGTGTTAATGGAAGATGTCATTGCTTTCTAGGTTTTGAAGGAGATGACTGTGGCAAAC GTTTGTGCCCTAACAACTGTAGCAGCTGTGGGAAGTGCCTTTCTCATGGTGTTTGTGAATGTGAAAATGGATACACTGGCATCGACTGTTCTACAG CTACTTGTGATGAACAATGCAGCCTTCATGGTGGCGTCTGTGATAATGGCATTTGTGAGTTCCGATGCTCTGACTATGCTGGCTATACTTGCCAGAACAGCTCCACGCTTCTCCCAAGTCTCTCAGTTTGCCAAGACGTGCTAAAGAAAGATGCAGGCAGTCAACATTGTGCTCCTAGTGAATTGAGCATCTTGCAGCAGCTTGAAGAAGTAGTTGTGATGCCAAACTACCACCGGTTATTTCCAGGCGGGCCTAGGAAATTCTTAAACTATTTTAGAGGCAAGGACTGTGATGGTGCTGCTAAACGACTAGCTTGCTGG ATATCTATTCAGAAATGTGACAAGGATGGAGACAACAGACTACGTGTCTGCCATTCAGCATGCCAATCATATAACATGGCTTGTGGAGCATCACTTGATTGCGCTGACCAAACCCTATTCAGCAATGAAGAAGAGGGAGAAGGTCTTTGCACAGGATGGGGTGAATTAGATTCATGGTTTTGA
- the LOC113711856 gene encoding pathogenesis-related protein 5, with protein MAGYLNLALLLLHLLALGTVTSIVSATVFTLQNSCSHTVWPGTLSGNGAAILGDGGFALPPGATIQLSAPAGWSGRFWARTGCNFDDSGHGSCSTGDCGGLKCTGGGVPPVSLAEFTIANGDNAKDFYDVSLVDGYNVGLGIRPSGGLGDCNYSGCVADLNQNCPEELQVTDSDKVVVACKSACDAFNTPQYCCTGDHSTPETCPPTNYSRKFKEACPAAYSYAYDDASSTFTCAGSDYLITFCPTR; from the exons ATGGCTGGTTACCTAAACTTGGCTCTTCTGCTTCTGCATCTTCTCGCATTAG GAACCGTGACTAGTATTGTTTCGGCAACAGTTTTCACGCTCCAAAACAGTTGCAGCCACACGGTCTGGCCGGGGACCCTCTCCGGCAATGGGGCGGCAATTCTGGGGGACGGTGGTTTTGCATTGCCCCCCGGTGCCACCATCCAACTCTCAGCCCCAGCTGGCTGGTCCGGCCGTTTCTGGGCCCGTACCGGGTGCAACTTCGACGACTCCGGGCACGGCAGCTGCTCCACAGGAGACTGCGGTGGACTGAAATGCACTGGCGGTGGTGTACCACCGGTAAGCCTGGCAGAATTCACCATCGCCAACGGAGACAATGCCAAGGACTTTTACGACGTCAGCCTCGTAGACGGGTACAATGTAGGCCTCGGCATCAGGCCGTCCGGTGGCTTGGGTGACTGTAACTATTCCGGCTGCGTGGCGGACCTCAACCAAAACTGCCCCGAGGAGTTGCAGGTCACGGACTCAGACAAGGTGGTGGTCGCATGCAAGAGTGCATGCGACGCTTTTAACACTCCTCAGTATTGCTGCACCGGCGATCACTCGACGCCGGAGACTTGCCCGCCAACTAATTACTCAAGGAAGTTTAAGGAAGCCTGTCCTGCTGCTTATAGTTATGCATACGATGATGCTTCAAGCACATTCACTTGTGCAGGCTCCGACTACCTGATCACATTCTGTCCCACCAGATAG
- the LOC113711811 gene encoding probable 1-acyl-sn-glycerol-3-phosphate acyltransferase 4 isoform X1, with protein sequence MDIRQDPNSTNQLTPLRIIRGLACLVVFISTAFMFLVYFVPVCVGILRLLNVHYSRKTVSYLFGLWLGLWPFFFEKINRTKVIFSGETAPEGERVLLIANHRTEVDWMYPWDLALRKGCLGHIKYVLKSSLMKLPIFGWGFRILEFIPVERKWEFDEPIMHQMLSSFMDRRDPLWLIVFPEGTDFTEQKCKKSRKFATENGLPVLSNVLLPKTKGFHACLETLRLSLDAVYDLTIAYKHRCPTFLDNVFGVEPSEVHIHVRRIPIREIPPSEKDVAAWLMDTFQLKDQLLSDFIANGHFPHEGTEEELSTLKCFINFGAVIVITGTFTYLTFFSSIWFKVYVALVCTYVAFATYFSIRPFTALDFAKRLSRHKKVA encoded by the exons ATGGATATTCGCCAGGACCCCAACTCTACCAATCAATTGACACCTCTGAGGATTATCAGGGGTTTAGCATGCTTAGTGGTTTTTATTTCCACTGCATTCATGTTTCTGGTGTACTTTGTACCAGTATGCGTTGGGATCTTACGCCTTTTGAATGTGCATTATAGCAGGAAAACTGTATCTTACCTTTTTGGTCTTTGGCTTGGCCTATGGCCATTCTTCTTTGAAAAAATAAACAGGACGAAAGTGATTTTTTCTGGAGAGACTGCTCCAGAAGGGGAGCGTGTTTTGCTTATTGCAAATCACAGAACAgaggttgattggatgtatccATGGGACCTAGCACTGCGGAAAGGGTGCTTGGGACACATCAAATATGTACTCAAGAGCAGCTTGATGAAATTGCCAATTTTTGGCTGGGGATTTCGCATACTAGAGTTCATTCCAGTGGAGAGAAAATGGGAATTTGACGAACCAATAATGCATCAAATGCTTTCATCTTTTATGGACCGTCGGGATCCATTGTGGCTAATTGTCTTCCCTGAAGGCACTGATTTTAC TGAGCAGAAGTGTAAGAAAAGTCGAAAATTTGCCACTGAAAATGGCTTGCCGGTGTTGAGTAATGTGCTGCTTCCAAAGACGAAGGGATTCCATGCTTGTTTGGAGACCTTGAGGCTCTCCTTGGATGCAG TTTATGATCTGACTATTGCCTACAAGCACCGATGCCCTACTTTCTTGGACAATGTTTTCGGTGTTGAACCTTCTGAAGTACATATTCATGTCAGGCGCATTCCCATTAGGGAGATACCACCCTCTGAAAAGGATGTAGCAGCATGGTTGATGGACACATTTCAGTTGAAAGATCAGCTACTCTCTGATTTCATTGCTAACGGTCATTTCCCTCATGAAGGAACCGAAGAAGAGCTTTCTACACTGAAATGCTTCATTAATTTTGGCGCAGTAATTGTTATCACTGGCACGTTTACATATCTTACTTTTTTCTCATCCATTTGGTTTAAAGTCTATGTCGCTCTAGTCTGTACATATGTTGCTTTTGCTACTTATTTCAGTATTAGACCATTTACAGCTCTTGATTTTGCTAAAAGATTGTCTAGGCACAAGAAAGTTGCCTAG